In Streptomyces longhuiensis, the following proteins share a genomic window:
- a CDS encoding FAD/NAD(P)-binding protein, which yields MRPSLVIVGAGPRGTGVLERIAANAAEYAGLELDIHLVDPFPPGGGRVWRQEQSPLLWMNSQSQDVTMFTDDTVELDGPVLPGPALHEWADLDGRAFADRQLQGAYLRWVYEQSVAALPPGVTVQHHARRALRVSGPREGRQQVWLDGWARPLLADTVILAQGHLDAELDDEQRELSAYAREHGLVHLPPDFTADSDLSALAPGEDVLVRGFGLAFVDLMVLLTEGRGGRYEGDTYIPSGREPVLHVGSRRGIPYHSKIGYDWTGWRPPLPRFLGPAEIDDLLARPDGYDFRRDVWPLIDKELGFAHYHRLFTAHPERTAVAWADFEEKYAAAEPLSAELQALVASAVPDPADRLDLTALDHPLDGVRHTSSEELQDGLRGYITADLERRHDPAHSPDLAVFLGLLSVYGQVVRLGDIGSWWHGFFSYLASGPPGPRLRQLLALSRAGVVRFAGADMRVAAEDGVFRATSATVPGSVIEARALVEARLPHPTLARTRDQLLRELYEDGARATPAGLLAVDPEDGRVLHRDGTAHPRRFALGPHTNARGAGAFTRPRTNSPSFRQNDATARAVLAFLRDLACRAAA from the coding sequence ATGAGGCCCTCGCTGGTGATCGTGGGAGCCGGTCCGCGGGGGACCGGCGTCCTGGAGCGGATCGCCGCCAACGCGGCCGAGTACGCCGGGCTCGAACTCGACATCCATCTCGTCGACCCCTTCCCGCCGGGCGGCGGACGGGTCTGGCGGCAGGAGCAGTCCCCGCTGCTCTGGATGAACTCGCAGTCCCAGGACGTCACGATGTTCACCGACGACACGGTCGAACTCGACGGTCCGGTACTCCCCGGACCCGCCCTGCACGAGTGGGCGGACCTCGACGGCCGCGCCTTCGCCGACCGGCAGCTCCAGGGTGCCTATCTGCGCTGGGTGTACGAGCAGTCCGTGGCCGCGCTCCCGCCGGGCGTCACCGTCCAGCATCATGCGCGCCGCGCCCTGCGCGTCAGCGGCCCCCGCGAGGGCCGCCAGCAGGTGTGGCTCGACGGGTGGGCCCGCCCTCTCCTCGCCGACACCGTCATCCTCGCCCAGGGGCACCTGGACGCCGAACTCGACGATGAGCAGCGGGAGTTGAGTGCGTACGCGCGCGAGCACGGACTCGTCCACCTGCCGCCCGACTTCACCGCGGACAGCGACCTGTCCGCGCTCGCGCCCGGTGAGGACGTCCTCGTCCGCGGCTTCGGCCTGGCGTTCGTCGACCTGATGGTGCTCCTGACGGAGGGCCGCGGCGGACGGTACGAGGGCGACACGTACATCCCCTCGGGGCGCGAGCCGGTCCTGCACGTCGGTTCGCGGCGCGGCATCCCCTACCACTCCAAGATCGGGTACGACTGGACCGGCTGGCGCCCGCCGCTGCCCCGCTTCCTCGGCCCCGCCGAGATCGACGACCTCCTCGCCCGCCCCGACGGCTACGACTTCCGTCGCGACGTGTGGCCCCTCATCGACAAGGAACTCGGCTTCGCCCACTACCACCGTCTGTTCACCGCCCACCCCGAGCGCACCGCAGTCGCCTGGGCCGACTTCGAGGAGAAGTACGCCGCCGCCGAACCGCTGAGCGCCGAACTCCAGGCCCTCGTGGCCTCCGCCGTGCCCGACCCGGCGGACCGCCTCGACCTCACGGCCCTCGACCACCCGCTGGACGGCGTACGCCACACCTCGTCCGAGGAACTCCAGGACGGGCTGCGCGGCTACATCACCGCCGACCTCGAACGCCGCCACGACCCCGCGCACAGCCCCGACCTCGCCGTGTTCCTCGGTCTGCTCTCCGTGTACGGACAGGTCGTGCGGCTCGGCGACATCGGGTCCTGGTGGCACGGCTTCTTCAGCTACCTCGCCTCCGGGCCGCCCGGACCGCGGCTGCGGCAACTGCTCGCGCTCTCCCGGGCCGGCGTCGTGAGGTTCGCCGGCGCGGACATGCGGGTCGCCGCCGAGGACGGCGTCTTCCGCGCCACGAGCGCCACCGTGCCCGGCTCCGTCATCGAGGCCCGCGCCCTCGTCGAGGCCCGCCTGCCGCACCCCACGCTCGCCCGCACCCGAGACCAGCTCCTGCGCGAGCTGTACGAGGACGGGGCACGGGCGACCCCGGCCGGACTCCTCGCGGTCGACCCCGAGGACGGGCGCGTCCTGCACCGCGACGGCACGGCACACCCACGCCGCTTCGCGCTCGGCCCGCACACGAACGCGCGCGGCGCCGGGGCGTTCACGCGACCGCGCACGAACAGCCCCTCGTTCCGGCAGAACGACGCCACCGCCCGCGCGGTCCTGGCGTTCCTGCGCGACCTCGCCTGTCGCGCCGCAGCCTGA
- a CDS encoding amino acid ABC transporter permease, with protein sequence MSSNTLAKTAPAAAGPPADAGEAQPRIVRRPRAGQWLAAAVVLALLALAATSVIRNDAFQWDVVADYFTSASVLRGLGLTLWLTALVMALGFALGTLLAVMRLSANPVLRAVSWGYVWLFRSMPILVQLLFWFNIGALYPHILGIKTVDLFGPITVAIIGLTLHEAAYAAEVVRGGILSVDRGQIEAAQALGLSRLRRWRRIILPQAMRSIVPPAGNMLIGTLKGTSIVSVIAVQDLLYSVQLVYHRTYQVIPMLLVATIWYVVVTSLLSAGQFYVERHYARGSERTR encoded by the coding sequence ATGTCCTCGAACACACTCGCAAAGACCGCGCCTGCCGCGGCCGGACCGCCCGCCGACGCCGGTGAGGCACAGCCTCGCATCGTCCGCCGGCCCCGCGCCGGTCAGTGGCTCGCCGCCGCCGTCGTCCTCGCACTCCTCGCGCTCGCCGCCACCTCGGTGATCCGCAACGACGCCTTCCAGTGGGACGTCGTCGCCGACTACTTCACGTCGGCGTCCGTCCTGCGCGGACTCGGTCTCACCCTCTGGCTGACCGCCCTCGTCATGGCGCTCGGCTTCGCCCTCGGCACCCTGCTCGCCGTCATGCGTCTGTCCGCCAACCCCGTGCTGCGCGCGGTGAGTTGGGGCTACGTCTGGCTGTTCAGGTCGATGCCGATCCTCGTGCAGCTGCTGTTCTGGTTCAACATCGGGGCGCTGTACCCGCACATCCTCGGCATCAAGACGGTCGACCTGTTCGGGCCGATCACCGTCGCCATCATCGGCCTCACCCTGCACGAGGCCGCGTACGCCGCCGAGGTGGTGCGCGGCGGCATCCTCTCCGTGGACCGCGGGCAGATCGAGGCCGCGCAGGCGCTCGGGCTGAGCCGGCTGCGGCGCTGGCGGCGGATCATCCTGCCGCAGGCCATGCGCTCCATCGTGCCGCCCGCCGGGAACATGCTGATCGGCACCCTAAAGGGCACCTCCATAGTCAGCGTCATCGCCGTCCAGGACCTGCTCTACTCGGTGCAGCTCGTCTACCACCGCACCTACCAGGTCATCCCGATGCTCCTGGTCGCCACCATCTGGTACGTCGTGGTCACCTCGCTCCTGAGCGCCGGTCAGTTCTACGTCGAGCGGCACTACGCGCGCGGTTCGGAGCGCACCCGATGA